In the Klebsiella aerogenes KCTC 2190 genome, one interval contains:
- a CDS encoding TetR family transcriptional regulator: MSLVAHDEAQSLKERIFAAAITVFAEYGLPGARMEQIAIEAQTTKRMVVYYFKSKEQLYQAVLQHVYARIRETEQQLGLEHLPPVEALVQLVKWSVRYHATHADYMRVICMENMQRGKWLKGSGELKPLNRTALSIIEDILQRGQQQGIFQAGLQARDVHRLISSFSFYQVSNFYTFSSLYLDDPLPEIDDEAMVSHHCEIAVKAVIRFVIS, encoded by the coding sequence ATGTCCCTCGTTGCTCATGATGAAGCACAATCCCTGAAAGAGCGCATCTTTGCCGCCGCCATCACCGTGTTTGCCGAATATGGCCTCCCCGGCGCGCGTATGGAGCAGATCGCCATTGAGGCGCAAACCACCAAGCGCATGGTGGTCTACTACTTCAAGAGCAAAGAGCAGCTGTACCAGGCGGTACTGCAACATGTGTATGCGCGGATCCGTGAAACGGAACAACAGCTGGGGCTGGAGCACCTGCCACCGGTCGAGGCGCTGGTGCAATTGGTTAAATGGAGCGTGCGCTATCACGCCACTCACGCCGACTACATGCGAGTTATCTGTATGGAAAACATGCAGCGCGGCAAGTGGTTGAAGGGTTCCGGGGAGCTGAAACCGCTGAACCGTACCGCGCTGTCGATTATCGAAGATATTCTGCAACGCGGCCAGCAACAGGGGATTTTCCAGGCCGGTCTGCAGGCGCGCGACGTGCATCGGCTGATCAGTAGTTTTAGCTTCTATCAGGTATCGAATTTTTATACTTTTAGCAGCCTGTATCTCGACGATCCGCTGCCTGAAATCGACGACGAAGCAATGGTTTCACACCACTGCGAGATTGCGGTAAAAGCGGTGATTCGGTTCGTTATCTCTTAA
- the fumD gene encoding fumarate hydratase FumD, whose protein sequence is MGNKAKDDELYQEMCRVVGKVVLEMRDLGQEPKHIVIAGVVRTALANSKIERSALTREAMERVIHALSGH, encoded by the coding sequence ATGGGAAATAAAGCGAAAGACGACGAACTCTATCAGGAAATGTGCCGCGTAGTGGGTAAGGTGGTATTGGAAATGCGCGATCTTGGTCAGGAGCCGAAACATATTGTTATTGCCGGTGTCGTACGCACCGCGCTGGCAAATAGCAAAATTGAACGTTCAGCGCTCACCCGCGAGGCGATGGAAAGGGTGATTCACGCGTTGTCGGGGCACTAA
- a CDS encoding MFS transporter yields MNSYSHNQATAADTATTAPRSRRRIGILALLAVGTMINYLDRTVLGIAAPKLTAELGIDAAIMGIVFSAFAWTYALAQIPGGIFLDRFGNKVTYFLSLALWSLFTLFHGMAIGLKTLLLCRFGLGVSEAPCFPVNSRVVSTWFPQQERAKATAVYTVGEYLGLACFSPLLFWIMGSFGWRALFISVGVVGILFALVWWRCYREPHQDSRLSDSEREHILRGGGLASAQQQQNAFSWPLVRQLLAKRQVIGASVGQFAGNTVLVFFLTWFPTYLATERHMAWLKVGFFAILPFLAAAGGVLFGGWLSDKLLKATGSANLARKLPIVVGLMMASSIISANWLPSDLAVILMMSFAFFGQGMVGLGWTLISDIAPQGMGGITAGIFNFCTNLAGILTPLIIGFIVAASGSFFYALVYIGGAALLGVVAYLFILGDVKRIELSQ; encoded by the coding sequence ATGAACTCTTATAGCCATAACCAGGCGACGGCGGCGGATACCGCGACCACCGCGCCTCGCTCCCGGCGGCGTATCGGGATCCTGGCGCTGCTGGCCGTCGGCACGATGATTAACTATCTCGACCGCACGGTGCTCGGTATCGCCGCGCCGAAACTGACCGCCGAGCTCGGCATTGATGCCGCCATCATGGGAATTGTCTTTTCGGCCTTTGCCTGGACCTACGCACTGGCGCAAATCCCCGGCGGTATTTTCCTCGATCGTTTCGGCAATAAGGTGACCTATTTCCTCTCATTGGCGCTGTGGTCGCTGTTCACCTTATTTCACGGTATGGCGATTGGCTTGAAAACGCTGTTGCTGTGTCGCTTCGGGCTTGGCGTCAGTGAAGCGCCCTGTTTTCCGGTCAACAGCAGGGTAGTGAGTACCTGGTTTCCACAGCAGGAGCGCGCGAAGGCCACGGCGGTCTACACCGTCGGTGAATATCTCGGGCTGGCCTGTTTCTCGCCGCTGCTGTTCTGGATTATGGGCAGCTTCGGCTGGCGTGCGCTGTTTATCAGCGTCGGGGTTGTTGGCATCCTGTTCGCGCTGGTCTGGTGGCGTTGCTACCGCGAACCCCATCAGGACAGCCGCCTGAGCGACAGTGAACGCGAACATATTCTTCGTGGCGGCGGACTGGCTAGCGCGCAGCAGCAGCAAAACGCTTTTAGCTGGCCGCTGGTGCGCCAGCTGTTGGCAAAACGACAGGTGATTGGCGCCAGCGTCGGTCAATTCGCCGGTAATACCGTGCTGGTCTTCTTTCTGACCTGGTTTCCAACGTACCTGGCGACCGAGCGCCACATGGCGTGGTTGAAAGTAGGCTTCTTCGCCATCTTGCCGTTTCTCGCCGCGGCGGGTGGCGTGCTGTTTGGCGGCTGGCTCTCCGACAAGCTGCTGAAAGCCACCGGTTCGGCCAATCTGGCGCGTAAGCTGCCTATCGTCGTCGGGCTGATGATGGCCAGCAGCATTATTTCCGCCAACTGGCTGCCGAGCGACCTGGCGGTGATCCTGATGATGTCATTTGCCTTCTTTGGCCAGGGAATGGTCGGCCTAGGCTGGACATTAATTTCCGATATCGCGCCGCAGGGGATGGGCGGGATAACCGCCGGCATCTTTAATTTCTGCACCAATCTGGCGGGGATCCTCACGCCGCTGATTATCGGTTTTATCGTTGCCGCTTCCGGTAGTTTTTTCTACGCGCTGGTCTATATCGGCGGCGCGGCGTTGCTTGGCGTAGTGGCCTATCTGTTTATTCTTGGCGATGTCAAACGCATCGAACTTTCGCAGTAA
- the sufD gene encoding Fe-S cluster assembly protein SufD, with translation MAGLPNSSNALQQWHHLFEAQGEERTPQANQHLQQLLRLGLPTRKHENWKYTPLDALLSGTFVATPATLSVAQRDALALNLDAWRMVFVDGRFSPALSDDLTASGFDVSVDNQRQHLPDAVQPEVFLHLTESLAQTVTRIDVKRNQRPEKPLLLMHITSGLAGDELNTAHYRHHLALESGAQATIIEHYISLDEQRHFTGGRLTMAVADNAHLQHIKLAFENGQSYHFAHNDLLLGRDASAFSSSFLLGGAVLRHHTSTRLAGENSNLRINSLAMPVKNEVCDSRTWLDHRVGYCNSRQLHKTIVSDKGRAVFNGLINVAKHALKTDGQMTNNNLLLGRLAEVDTKPQLEIYADDVKCSHGATVGRIDDEQLFYLRSRGIDQQAAQQMILYAFAAELTEAISDDALKQQVLARIGKRLPGGDA, from the coding sequence ATGGCTGGCTTACCGAACAGCAGTAACGCGCTGCAGCAGTGGCATCATCTGTTTGAAGCACAGGGCGAAGAACGCACGCCGCAGGCCAATCAGCATTTGCAACAGCTGTTGCGCCTGGGGTTGCCGACGCGCAAACATGAAAACTGGAAATATACACCGCTGGACGCGCTGCTAAGCGGCACGTTTGTTGCGACGCCGGCTACACTCAGCGTGGCGCAGCGCGACGCGCTGGCGCTCAACCTCGACGCCTGGCGGATGGTGTTTGTTGATGGCCGCTTCAGCCCGGCGCTCAGCGACGATCTCACCGCTAGCGGTTTTGACGTTAGCGTTGATAACCAGCGCCAGCATCTGCCGGATGCGGTACAGCCGGAAGTGTTTCTTCATCTCACCGAAAGTCTGGCGCAGACGGTAACCCGCATCGATGTGAAGCGCAATCAGCGCCCGGAGAAACCGCTGCTGCTGATGCATATTACCAGCGGACTGGCCGGCGACGAGCTTAATACCGCTCACTATCGCCATCATCTGGCGCTGGAGAGCGGGGCGCAGGCGACCATCATCGAGCACTATATTAGCCTTGATGAGCAGCGGCATTTCACCGGCGGACGCCTGACCATGGCAGTGGCGGATAACGCCCATCTGCAGCATATCAAGCTGGCGTTTGAAAATGGGCAAAGCTACCACTTCGCCCATAACGATCTGCTGCTTGGCCGCGATGCTTCGGCATTCAGCAGCAGCTTCCTGCTGGGCGGCGCGGTGTTACGACACCATACCAGTACCCGTCTGGCCGGTGAAAACAGCAATCTGCGCATTAACTCGCTGGCGATGCCGGTGAAAAACGAGGTCTGCGACAGCCGTACCTGGCTCGATCACCGCGTTGGCTACTGCAACAGCCGTCAACTACACAAAACCATCGTCAGCGATAAGGGGCGGGCGGTATTTAATGGCCTGATTAACGTCGCGAAACACGCGCTGAAAACCGATGGTCAGATGACCAATAACAATCTGTTGTTGGGAAGGCTGGCGGAAGTCGATACCAAACCGCAGCTGGAAATTTACGCCGACGACGTCAAATGCAGCCACGGCGCCACCGTCGGTCGTATTGATGACGAACAGCTGTTCTATCTGCGCTCGCGCGGTATCGACCAACAGGCGGCGCAGCAGATGATCCTTTACGCCTTCGCCGCCGAACTTACTGAAGCCATTAGCGATGACGCGCTGAAACAACAGGTGTTGGCGCGCATTGGCAAGCGCCTGCCGGGAGGGGATGCATGA
- the pykF gene encoding pyruvate kinase PykF, translated as MKKTKIVCTIGPKTESEEMLTKMLDAGMNVMRLNFSHGDYAEHGQRIQNLRNVMNKTGKKAAILLDTKGPEIRTIKLEGGNDVSLKAGQTFTFTTDKSVVGNNEIVAVTYEGFTTDLSVGNTVLVDDGLIGMEVTAIEGNKVICKVLNNGDLGENKGVNLPGVSIALPALAEKDKQDLIFGCEQGVDFVAASFIRKRSDVVEIREHLKAHGGENIQIISKIENQEGLNNFDEILEASDGIMVARGDMGVEIPVEEVIFAQKMIIEKCIRARKVVITATQMLDSMIKNPRPTRAEAGDVANAILDGTDAVMLSGESAKGKYPLEAVTIMATICERTDRVMTSRLDYNNDNRKLRITEAVCRGAVETAEKLEAPLIVVATQGGKSARAVRKYFPDATILALTTNETTARQLVLSKGVVPQLVKEIASTDDFYHLGKELALQSGLARKGDVVVMVSGALVPSGTTNTASVHVL; from the coding sequence ATGAAAAAGACCAAAATTGTTTGCACCATCGGTCCGAAAACCGAATCCGAAGAGATGTTGACCAAAATGCTGGACGCGGGCATGAACGTCATGCGTCTGAACTTCTCTCACGGCGACTATGCGGAACACGGTCAGCGCATCCAGAACCTGCGCAATGTGATGAACAAAACCGGTAAGAAAGCCGCAATCCTGCTGGACACCAAAGGGCCGGAAATCCGCACCATCAAGCTGGAAGGCGGTAACGACGTCTCCCTGAAAGCGGGCCAGACCTTTACCTTTACCACTGACAAGTCCGTGGTCGGCAACAATGAAATCGTTGCGGTGACCTACGAAGGCTTCACCACCGATCTGAGCGTCGGCAACACCGTACTGGTCGACGATGGTCTGATCGGCATGGAAGTGACCGCGATCGAAGGTAACAAAGTTATCTGTAAAGTGCTGAACAACGGCGACCTCGGCGAGAACAAAGGCGTTAACCTGCCGGGCGTTTCTATCGCTCTGCCGGCGCTGGCTGAAAAAGACAAGCAGGACCTGATCTTCGGTTGTGAGCAAGGCGTTGATTTCGTAGCCGCTTCCTTTATCCGTAAGCGTTCTGACGTGGTTGAAATCCGCGAGCACCTGAAGGCGCACGGCGGCGAAAACATCCAGATCATCTCTAAAATCGAAAACCAGGAAGGCCTGAACAACTTCGACGAAATCCTCGAAGCATCCGACGGCATCATGGTTGCGCGTGGTGATATGGGCGTTGAAATCCCGGTTGAAGAAGTTATCTTCGCGCAGAAGATGATCATCGAAAAATGTATCCGCGCGCGCAAAGTCGTTATCACCGCGACCCAGATGCTGGATTCCATGATCAAAAACCCGCGCCCGACCCGCGCTGAAGCAGGCGACGTCGCTAACGCCATCCTCGACGGCACCGATGCCGTTATGCTGTCCGGCGAATCCGCGAAAGGTAAATACCCGCTGGAAGCCGTTACCATTATGGCGACCATCTGCGAGCGTACCGACCGCGTGATGACCAGCCGTCTGGATTACAACAACGACAACCGTAAACTGCGCATCACCGAAGCGGTTTGCCGCGGCGCAGTTGAAACCGCTGAGAAACTGGAAGCACCGCTGATCGTCGTCGCCACCCAGGGCGGTAAATCCGCACGTGCCGTGCGTAAATACTTCCCGGACGCCACTATCCTTGCGTTAACCACCAACGAAACCACCGCCCGTCAGTTAGTCCTGAGCAAAGGCGTAGTACCGCAGCTGGTGAAAGAGATCGCCTCTACTGATGATTTCTACCACCTGGGTAAAGAGCTGGCGCTGCAGAGCGGTCTGGCGCGTAAAGGCGACGTAGTTGTGATGGTTTCCGGCGCGCTGGTTCCAAGCGGCACCACTAACACAGCCTCCGTGCACGTGCTGTAA
- the sufS gene encoding cysteine desulfurase SufS — MTFSVERLRADFPVLSREVNGQPLVYLDSAASAQKPEAVINAEAEFYRHGYAAVHRGIHTLSAEATARMEQVRQQAAAFLNARSPEELVFVRGTTEGINLVANSWGGANIGTGDNIIVSEMEHHANIVPWQMLCARVGAELRVIPLNQDGTLQLDVIPGLFDDRTRLLAITQVSNVLGTENPLSALIPLAHQHGAKVLVDGAQAVMHHPVDVQALDCDFYVFSAHKLYGPTGIGVLYAKESLLQEMPPWEGGGSMIATVSLREGTTWAKAPWRFEAGTPNTGGIIGLGAALDYVSEIGLEQIGEYEQTLMRYALQELKKVPDLTLYGPQHRLGVIAFNLGKHHAYDVGSFLDNYGIAVRTGHHCAMPLMAFYQVPAMCRASLAMYNTMEEVDRLVAGLQRIHKLLG; from the coding sequence ATGACATTTTCAGTAGAACGCCTGCGCGCCGATTTCCCGGTGTTGAGCCGCGAGGTTAACGGCCAACCATTGGTTTATCTCGATAGCGCCGCCAGCGCGCAGAAACCGGAAGCGGTGATTAACGCCGAAGCCGAGTTTTATCGCCATGGTTACGCTGCCGTTCATCGTGGTATCCACACGCTGAGCGCCGAAGCGACGGCGCGGATGGAGCAGGTACGCCAGCAGGCGGCCGCTTTTCTTAATGCCCGCTCGCCGGAAGAGTTGGTGTTCGTACGAGGTACCACCGAAGGCATCAATCTGGTAGCCAATAGCTGGGGCGGGGCTAACATCGGGACTGGCGATAATATTATCGTCAGCGAAATGGAACACCACGCCAATATCGTGCCGTGGCAGATGCTCTGCGCCCGCGTCGGCGCCGAGCTAAGAGTGATCCCGCTCAACCAGGACGGTACTTTACAACTCGATGTTATTCCCGGTCTATTTGACGACCGCACCCGGCTGCTGGCGATAACCCAGGTGTCGAACGTACTAGGGACAGAAAACCCGCTATCGGCGCTGATCCCGCTGGCGCATCAGCATGGCGCGAAGGTGCTGGTGGATGGCGCGCAGGCGGTGATGCATCACCCGGTGGATGTGCAGGCGCTGGATTGCGATTTTTACGTCTTCTCGGCGCATAAGCTGTACGGGCCGACCGGTATCGGCGTGCTGTACGCCAAAGAATCGTTGTTACAGGAGATGCCGCCGTGGGAAGGCGGCGGGTCGATGATTGCCACCGTCAGCCTGAGGGAGGGCACCACCTGGGCGAAAGCGCCGTGGCGCTTTGAAGCTGGCACGCCGAATACCGGTGGAATTATTGGCCTCGGCGCCGCGTTGGACTACGTCAGCGAGATTGGGCTTGAGCAGATCGGCGAATATGAGCAGACGCTGATGCGCTATGCCTTGCAGGAGCTGAAAAAGGTGCCGGATTTAACGCTTTACGGCCCGCAACATCGTTTGGGCGTCATCGCTTTCAACCTCGGGAAACATCATGCCTACGATGTCGGCAGTTTTCTCGATAACTACGGTATTGCGGTGCGTACCGGACACCATTGCGCGATGCCGCTGATGGCGTTCTATCAGGTTCCGGCGATGTGCCGGGCGTCGCTGGCGATGTACAATACGATGGAAGAGGTGGATCGGCTGGTGGCCGGGCTGCAGCGGATCCACAAATTACTGGGTTAA
- the ldtE gene encoding L,D-transpeptidase LdtE, with product MKRASLIAMTLLAALSAQHGAWAVDYPLPPANSRLIGQNQYWTVQEGDRNLQAIARHFDTAAMLILEANDTIAPVQPKPGTRVLIPSQMLLPDVPREGIVVNLAELRLYYFPPGQNQVQVYPLGIGQLGLETPEMTTRVGQKIPNPTWTPTAGIRARSLEKGIKLPPVIPAGPNNPLGRYALRLAYGNGEYLIHGTNAPDSVGLRVSSGCMRMNADDIKALFSQVRAGTPVRIINQPVKFAVEPDGKRYVEVHRPLSQTEGENTRTISYTLPAAFHAFSDDKAVDDLQLKKALSRRAGYPVVVSEGAGSVTSELSAQNSQQNDTKLTQ from the coding sequence ATGAAACGCGCGTCTCTCATCGCAATGACCCTTCTCGCAGCTCTGAGCGCGCAGCACGGCGCCTGGGCTGTCGATTATCCGCTTCCCCCAGCCAACAGCCGTTTGATTGGCCAAAACCAATACTGGACGGTACAGGAAGGGGATCGCAACCTGCAGGCTATCGCCCGCCACTTCGACACGGCGGCGATGCTGATTCTTGAAGCCAACGATACGATTGCGCCGGTGCAGCCGAAGCCGGGCACACGGGTCTTAATCCCATCGCAGATGCTGCTGCCGGATGTCCCGCGTGAAGGCATTGTCGTCAACCTGGCCGAGCTGCGGCTGTACTATTTCCCGCCGGGGCAAAATCAGGTGCAGGTTTATCCGCTCGGCATTGGCCAGTTGGGGCTGGAAACGCCGGAGATGACCACCCGTGTCGGGCAGAAAATCCCTAACCCGACCTGGACGCCGACTGCCGGTATTCGCGCGCGCTCGCTGGAGAAGGGCATTAAGCTGCCGCCGGTGATCCCCGCCGGGCCCAATAACCCATTAGGCCGCTACGCGCTGCGACTGGCCTACGGTAACGGCGAGTATCTGATCCACGGCACTAATGCGCCTGATAGCGTCGGGCTACGGGTGAGTTCCGGCTGTATGCGAATGAACGCTGACGACATCAAGGCGCTGTTCAGCCAGGTGCGCGCCGGCACGCCGGTACGGATTATCAATCAGCCGGTGAAGTTCGCGGTAGAACCCGATGGTAAACGCTATGTAGAGGTCCACAGGCCGCTTTCGCAAACTGAAGGGGAAAATACCCGGACAATCTCTTACACGCTTCCTGCCGCGTTTCACGCCTTTTCTGACGATAAAGCGGTGGATGACCTGCAGCTGAAAAAAGCGCTGTCGCGAAGAGCGGGCTATCCGGTGGTGGTTTCTGAAGGGGCGGGCAGCGTGACGAGCGAGCTGTCAGCGCAGAATAGCCAGCAGAATGACACTAAACTGACGCAGTAG
- a CDS encoding bifunctional sugar phosphate isomerase/epimerase/4-hydroxyphenylpyruvate dioxygenase family protein, which yields MLRSIATVSISGTLPEKLHAIAAAGYQGVEIFENDLLYYTGTPRDIRNLAAELGLKITLFQPFRDFEGASRAQFAANLQRAKRKFALMHELGCDTMLLCSNVQPDCSADIELQVADLRALADLAEQEGVVIGYEALAWGTHVNHWRQAWERVQRVNSPAMGIVLDSFHILSLGDDLQGLAEVPVEKITFLQLADAPLMKMDVLEWSRHFRCFPGQGQLPLVDFACELTRCGYRGPWSLEIFNDGFRASPNGATAKDGYRSLLWLEEQTRRQLADSDAALFSPPALPHYDGLEFIEFAASPAESTALGQRLTQLGFKLQGKHRSKQVALWRNGEARVIVNAQPHSWADHFHQRHGISLCAMALRVSHSAPVVERARAYGYATWQGDAGPNESSIPAVCAPDGSLIYLVETGDDIYARDFHLQADAPREDYCGIDHLALGMEADSRDNWIIFFRTVFGFSLEHEQTLPDPYGLVRSLAVHSPQGDIRLALNISQSRATQIARSVACYQGAGLQHAAFACRDLPATLENLPQAALNALPIPANYYEDLLARFGGESQVETLQRLQILYDRDTRGGEFLHLYTRPFAAGRFFFELTERRDGYAQYGAVNAAVRLSAMQYS from the coding sequence ATGTTGCGTTCCATCGCTACCGTCTCGATATCCGGTACTTTACCCGAAAAGCTGCACGCTATCGCCGCGGCCGGTTATCAGGGCGTTGAAATCTTTGAAAACGATCTGCTCTATTATACGGGCACGCCGCGCGATATTCGCAACCTTGCCGCTGAATTAGGGCTAAAAATCACCCTTTTTCAACCCTTTCGCGATTTTGAGGGCGCCAGCCGCGCGCAGTTTGCCGCTAACCTACAGCGGGCGAAGCGGAAATTCGCCCTGATGCATGAACTGGGTTGCGACACCATGCTGCTCTGTAGCAACGTCCAGCCGGACTGTTCGGCCGATATCGAACTGCAGGTCGCCGACCTGCGCGCGCTGGCCGATCTCGCCGAGCAGGAGGGGGTTGTCATTGGCTACGAAGCGCTGGCGTGGGGTACTCACGTTAACCACTGGCGTCAGGCATGGGAACGGGTGCAGCGGGTTAACAGCCCGGCGATGGGCATCGTTCTTGATAGTTTCCATATTCTGTCGCTCGGTGATGATCTACAAGGCCTTGCCGAGGTGCCGGTTGAGAAAATCACCTTCCTGCAGCTGGCCGACGCGCCGTTGATGAAGATGGATGTCCTCGAATGGAGCCGTCATTTCCGCTGCTTCCCGGGCCAGGGGCAACTGCCGCTGGTGGATTTCGCCTGTGAACTGACGCGCTGCGGCTATCGCGGCCCCTGGTCGCTGGAGATTTTCAATGACGGCTTTCGCGCCTCACCCAACGGCGCCACGGCAAAAGATGGCTACCGTTCATTGCTGTGGCTCGAAGAGCAGACCCGTCGGCAGCTTGCGGATAGCGACGCGGCGTTATTTTCGCCACCTGCGCTACCGCACTATGACGGCCTGGAGTTTATTGAGTTCGCCGCCAGTCCGGCGGAGTCTACCGCGCTAGGCCAGCGCCTGACGCAGTTGGGCTTTAAGCTTCAGGGCAAGCATCGTTCCAAGCAGGTTGCACTCTGGCGTAATGGCGAGGCGCGGGTGATTGTTAACGCGCAGCCGCACAGCTGGGCCGACCATTTTCATCAGCGCCACGGCATCTCGTTGTGCGCAATGGCGCTGCGGGTGAGCCACAGCGCACCGGTTGTGGAGCGCGCCCGCGCCTACGGTTATGCCACCTGGCAGGGGGATGCCGGTCCTAATGAGAGTTCGATCCCGGCGGTTTGCGCCCCGGATGGCAGCCTGATCTACCTGGTTGAAACCGGTGACGACATCTACGCCCGCGATTTTCATTTGCAGGCAGACGCGCCGCGCGAGGACTACTGCGGTATTGACCATCTGGCGTTAGGCATGGAGGCCGATAGCCGCGACAACTGGATTATCTTTTTCCGTACGGTTTTCGGCTTCAGTCTCGAACACGAACAGACGTTGCCCGACCCATACGGCCTGGTGCGCAGCCTGGCGGTTCATAGCCCGCAGGGCGATATCCGTCTGGCGCTGAATATTTCGCAAAGTCGAGCCACGCAGATAGCGCGTTCGGTCGCCTGTTATCAGGGCGCCGGGCTACAGCACGCCGCTTTTGCCTGTCGCGATTTACCCGCAACGCTCGAAAATCTGCCGCAGGCCGCGCTGAACGCGCTACCGATCCCGGCGAATTACTATGAGGATCTGCTGGCGCGCTTCGGTGGAGAGTCGCAGGTAGAGACGCTGCAACGCCTGCAAATTCTCTACGACCGTGATACCCGCGGCGGCGAATTCCTCCATCTTTATACCCGTCCATTCGCGGCGGGGCGTTTCTTCTTCGAATTGACCGAACGGCGCGACGGTTACGCCCAGTACGGCGCGGTAAATGCCGCCGTCCGCCTTTCGGCGATGCAGTACAGTTAA
- the sufE gene encoding cysteine desulfuration protein SufE, which yields MAALPDKDKLLRNFSRCANWEEKYLYIIELGQRLAPLSAEEHIAQNIIQGCQSQVWIVMEQEPSGVITLRGDSDAAIVKGLIAVVFILYDRMTAQDISEFDVRPWFEKMALTQHLTPSRSQGLEAMIRAIRAKAANLS from the coding sequence ATGGCGGCATTACCAGACAAAGACAAATTGCTGCGCAACTTTTCTCGCTGCGCTAACTGGGAAGAGAAGTATCTCTACATCATTGAACTCGGCCAGCGCCTGGCGCCGCTCAGCGCGGAAGAACACATCGCGCAGAATATTATTCAGGGCTGCCAAAGCCAGGTGTGGATCGTGATGGAGCAGGAGCCATCCGGCGTGATTACCCTACGCGGCGATAGCGATGCGGCCATCGTCAAAGGGCTGATTGCGGTAGTATTCATCCTTTATGACCGCATGACCGCGCAGGATATTAGCGAATTCGATGTACGCCCGTGGTTTGAAAAAATGGCGTTGACCCAACATCTTACCCCCTCCCGCTCGCAGGGCCTTGAAGCGATGATCCGCGCAATTCGCGCGAAAGCCGCAAATCTCAGCTAG
- a CDS encoding shikimate dehydrogenase family protein, with translation MIISGHTRLIAHLGYPTASFKAPMIYNPWLAHCEADVKVVPMGVKPEDYAALVPALFSMTNIVGALVTMPHKMATCGLVDQLSPTAAIAGACNAIRREADGSLRGDMFDGEGFVLGIKRKGFQPQGARAQVFGCGGVGSAIAASLAAAGVSTLTLFDTSLSAAEALAQRLHQHYPRLEIVLMQRDPAAQDLVVNATPLGMKADDPLPLDVSRLSPRTWVGEVVMSVEYTPLLRAAQALGCPIQRGTDMLFEMIPAYLEFFQLPVATPEQLRERAEIRY, from the coding sequence ATGATCATTAGTGGTCATACGCGGCTGATAGCGCATCTTGGTTATCCGACCGCCAGTTTTAAAGCGCCGATGATTTATAACCCATGGCTGGCCCATTGCGAGGCGGACGTTAAAGTGGTGCCGATGGGGGTGAAGCCGGAGGATTACGCGGCGCTGGTGCCAGCGCTGTTTTCCATGACTAACATCGTCGGCGCGCTGGTCACCATGCCGCATAAAATGGCTACCTGCGGGCTGGTAGACCAACTGAGCCCGACGGCGGCAATCGCCGGCGCCTGCAATGCCATCCGCCGCGAAGCCGACGGCAGCCTGCGCGGCGATATGTTCGATGGCGAAGGCTTTGTGCTGGGGATTAAGCGCAAGGGCTTTCAACCACAAGGGGCGCGGGCGCAGGTGTTCGGCTGCGGCGGCGTCGGCTCGGCGATTGCCGCATCGCTGGCGGCCGCAGGGGTTAGTACCTTGACGCTGTTCGATACCTCTTTATCCGCCGCCGAGGCGCTGGCGCAGCGGCTGCATCAGCACTATCCGCGTCTGGAGATCGTTCTGATGCAGCGCGATCCCGCCGCGCAGGATCTGGTGGTCAACGCCACGCCGCTGGGCATGAAAGCGGATGATCCGCTACCGCTGGACGTTTCGCGCCTGTCGCCGCGTACCTGGGTCGGCGAAGTGGTGATGAGCGTTGAATATACTCCGCTACTGCGGGCGGCGCAGGCGCTGGGGTGTCCGATTCAGCGCGGTACCGATATGCTGTTCGAAATGATTCCGGCCTATCTCGAGTTCTTCCAGCTGCCGGTGGCGACGCCGGAACAGCTGCGCGAACGGGCGGAAATTCGCTACTGA
- a CDS encoding major outer membrane lipoprotein: protein MNRTKLVLGAVILGSTLLAGCSSNAKIDQLSSDVQTLNAKVDQLSNDVNAMRSDVQAAKDDAARANQRLDNQAHSYRK, encoded by the coding sequence ATGAATCGTACTAAACTGGTACTGGGCGCGGTAATCCTGGGTTCTACTCTGCTGGCTGGTTGCTCCAGCAATGCTAAAATCGATCAGCTGTCTTCTGACGTTCAGACTCTGAACGCTAAAGTTGACCAGCTGAGCAACGACGTGAACGCAATGCGTTCTGACGTTCAGGCTGCTAAAGACGACGCAGCTCGCGCTAACCAGCGTCTGGACAACCAGGCTCACTCTTACCGTAAGTAA